Proteins encoded by one window of Salmonirosea aquatica:
- a CDS encoding sigma 54-interacting transcriptional regulator: MNYPDLTAKQRKTIDTLGELKSAGYRPKTIKQELRDNLIEKIRRKEEVFPGIWGYEDTVIPDVERAILSMHNINLLGLRGQAKTRIARMMVNLLDEYIPYIPGTDLNDDPLAPLSRVAKDIVEEKGDSTPVAWMHRSERYTEKLATPDVSVADLIGDVDPIKAATLKLPYSDERVIHFGLIPRSHRGIFVINELPDLQARIQVALFNILQEGDIQIRGFKLRLPLDIQFVFTANPEDYTNRGSIVTPLKDRIDSQIVTHYPKSLETGQKITEQEAHVKPEQKGMVRTNQLVKTLIEQIAFEARESEYVDSKSGVSARMTISAYESLLSAAERRALLNSEKDTYVRISDLYGVVPAICGKVELVYEGEVEGPVIVAQNLIGKAIRTQFLNFFPNPEKAKKSKRNPFAKITDWFGANNEMDLMSDMTNREYEARLKTIEGLDDFVDEFTARLPKEEKLFMMEFALHGMAEYSLIGKQALDKGTHFKDLVSSMFSGPGAEDDDDDTYGFDFDDDDDDDNGKPF; the protein is encoded by the coding sequence ATGAATTATCCTGATCTGACTGCGAAGCAGCGAAAGACTATTGATACGTTGGGCGAGCTGAAATCGGCGGGCTATCGTCCCAAAACCATTAAACAGGAACTCCGAGACAATTTAATTGAAAAAATCCGCCGGAAAGAAGAAGTATTTCCTGGCATCTGGGGCTATGAAGACACTGTGATTCCCGATGTGGAGCGCGCCATACTATCGATGCACAACATCAATTTGCTGGGTTTACGCGGACAGGCCAAAACCCGGATTGCCCGGATGATGGTCAACCTGCTCGATGAGTATATTCCCTACATTCCGGGTACTGACCTGAATGACGATCCCCTGGCCCCCTTGTCCCGGGTAGCCAAGGATATTGTAGAAGAAAAGGGAGATAGCACGCCTGTGGCCTGGATGCACCGCTCCGAACGCTATACCGAAAAACTGGCTACTCCCGATGTGTCGGTGGCCGACCTGATCGGGGATGTGGACCCGATCAAGGCTGCTACTCTTAAGCTACCCTATTCCGACGAACGCGTCATTCACTTTGGGCTGATTCCGCGTTCGCATCGGGGAATTTTTGTTATCAACGAATTGCCTGATCTGCAGGCTCGCATCCAGGTAGCTTTGTTCAATATTCTGCAGGAAGGTGATATCCAGATTCGCGGCTTCAAACTGCGGCTGCCACTGGACATCCAGTTTGTGTTCACGGCTAACCCTGAGGATTATACCAACCGGGGTAGCATCGTGACGCCTCTGAAAGACCGGATTGACAGCCAGATTGTAACGCACTATCCTAAAAGCCTGGAAACGGGCCAGAAGATCACCGAACAGGAAGCGCACGTGAAGCCGGAGCAAAAGGGTATGGTGCGTACGAACCAACTTGTGAAGACTCTGATCGAGCAGATCGCCTTTGAGGCACGCGAGAGCGAGTACGTGGATAGTAAGAGTGGGGTTTCGGCGCGGATGACGATTTCGGCCTATGAAAGTTTACTGAGTGCAGCCGAACGTCGGGCGTTGCTCAACAGCGAAAAAGATACCTACGTTCGCATTTCTGATTTATACGGGGTAGTGCCTGCCATCTGTGGCAAGGTCGAGCTGGTGTACGAAGGGGAAGTAGAGGGGCCTGTTATTGTGGCGCAGAATCTGATTGGCAAAGCGATCCGTACCCAATTCCTGAATTTTTTCCCTAATCCTGAAAAAGCAAAGAAATCGAAGCGGAATCCATTTGCCAAAATCACCGACTGGTTTGGAGCCAATAATGAAATGGATCTGATGAGTGATATGACCAATCGCGAGTATGAGGCGCGTCTAAAAACTATCGAAGGACTTGACGATTTTGTAGATGAATTTACCGCGCGCCTGCCAAAAGAAGAAAAACTCTTTATGATGGAGTTTGCCCTGCACGGGATGGCTGAGTACTCGCTCATTGGGAAACAGGCTCTTGACAAAGGTACCCATTTCAAGGATTTGGTGAGTAGCATGTTCTCCGGGCCGGGAGCAGAAGATGACGACGATGACACTTATGGCTTTGACTTCGATGACGACGATGATGATGATAACGGAAAGCCATTTTGA
- a CDS encoding SDR family oxidoreductase, with protein sequence MSTSSKVILITGASSGIGHSAAEYLSGLGYRVFGSSRTQPQEAHFEWVCMDVTSEDSVREAVEEVLERAGRLDVLINNAGLGIVGPLEETTDELIYQVFNTNVMGALRICRRVIPIFRKQGHGLILNISSIAAEIGLPFRGIYSATKASLDALTESLSMELKEFNIHVCSLLPGDIATSINQNRLVASLQKNSVYAHNFAKVHRQIKEEVSNADKPIVIAKAIARIIETPSPRLHYTVGPILQKTAIWLRILLPQRFFERLLMLFYGM encoded by the coding sequence ATGTCAACCAGTTCAAAAGTCATCCTGATTACCGGTGCTTCTTCAGGTATTGGCCACAGCGCGGCCGAATACCTTTCAGGCTTGGGGTACCGCGTATTCGGATCTAGCCGAACTCAGCCGCAGGAGGCACATTTTGAATGGGTATGCATGGATGTTACAAGTGAAGACTCGGTGCGGGAAGCGGTGGAGGAAGTACTGGAACGCGCAGGCAGACTCGACGTACTGATCAATAATGCCGGTTTGGGGATTGTGGGTCCGCTCGAAGAGACCACCGACGAACTAATTTATCAGGTGTTCAATACCAACGTAATGGGAGCTTTGCGTATTTGTCGTAGGGTCATTCCTATTTTTCGTAAGCAGGGACACGGCCTGATCCTGAATATCAGTTCGATTGCGGCAGAAATTGGTTTGCCTTTCCGGGGAATATACAGTGCCACCAAGGCCTCTCTGGATGCTCTGACGGAATCCTTAAGTATGGAATTGAAAGAGTTCAATATCCATGTGTGCAGCCTCTTGCCTGGTGACATTGCAACCAGCATCAATCAGAACCGACTCGTGGCAAGTCTACAGAAAAATTCGGTATATGCTCACAATTTTGCCAAGGTACACCGTCAGATCAAAGAAGAGGTGAGTAATGCCGACAAGCCTATTGTCATCGCCAAAGCGATCGCCCGGATTATTGAGACCCCTAGTCCCCGCCTTCATTACACCGTGGGACCTATACTACAGAAAACTGCTATCTGGCTACGAATTCTTTTACCACAGCGGTTTTTCGAACGCCTTCTGATGCTGTTTTATGGCATGTAA
- the rny gene encoding ribonuclease Y — MPQYVWMLIAIASALAVGFFIAKTLFQKSSAKIEQEAQARAAEILRNAELSAENVKKDRILEAKEKYLRLKEEFEEEANKKRGILQSNEQKLKQREQNISQLMEQNKRRENELEAQKNALAQQTETATKRREEAERMLNQQVTQLEKIANLTAAEARDQLVEALRAEAETRAASHIKNVMEESRLTATKEAKKIVIETIQRTAAEHAIENCVSVFNIENDDIKGKIIGREGRNIRALEAATGVEIIVDDTPEAIVISGFDPVRREIARLSLHRLVQDGRIHPARIEEVVAKTRKNIEDEIIEIGERTVIDMGVHGLHPELVKMIGRMRFRSSYGQNLLQHSREVAKLCATMASELGLNAKLAKRAGLLHDIGKVWHEESDMPHALLGMELAKKYKEHPEVCNAIGAHHDEIEKTSIISPIIQVCDAISGSRPGARREMMESYIKRLRDLENLATSFEGVEKCYAIQAGREIRVIVDAENVTDEKASLLSFDISQKIEKEMQYPGQIKITVIREMRSVAYAR; from the coding sequence ATGCCACAATATGTATGGATGCTAATTGCCATTGCCAGTGCCCTGGCAGTCGGTTTTTTTATCGCTAAAACGCTCTTTCAAAAGTCTTCCGCCAAAATAGAGCAGGAAGCACAGGCCAGAGCTGCCGAAATTCTTCGCAATGCCGAACTGAGTGCTGAAAATGTTAAGAAAGACCGGATTTTAGAAGCTAAAGAAAAGTACCTGCGATTAAAGGAGGAATTTGAGGAAGAAGCCAATAAGAAGCGGGGTATCCTGCAATCCAACGAGCAGAAGCTTAAACAGCGCGAGCAAAACATCTCGCAGCTGATGGAGCAGAACAAGCGCCGCGAAAACGAACTGGAAGCCCAGAAAAACGCTCTTGCCCAGCAAACAGAAACTGCTACCAAGCGCCGGGAAGAAGCCGAGCGCATGCTGAACCAGCAAGTGACCCAGTTGGAAAAAATTGCCAATCTCACCGCCGCAGAAGCACGCGATCAACTCGTAGAGGCACTGCGCGCTGAAGCCGAAACTAGGGCCGCTTCCCACATAAAAAATGTGATGGAGGAGTCGCGATTGACCGCTACCAAAGAGGCGAAGAAAATCGTGATCGAAACCATCCAGCGGACAGCGGCCGAACATGCCATTGAGAACTGTGTTTCCGTTTTCAATATCGAAAATGACGACATCAAAGGGAAGATCATTGGTCGGGAAGGCCGGAACATCCGTGCTTTAGAAGCTGCCACGGGCGTGGAAATTATTGTGGATGATACCCCGGAGGCCATCGTAATTTCGGGCTTCGATCCGGTACGCCGGGAAATTGCGCGGTTGTCGCTGCACCGTCTGGTTCAGGATGGCCGTATTCACCCCGCCCGCATCGAGGAGGTGGTGGCCAAAACCCGTAAGAATATCGAGGATGAGATTATCGAAATCGGCGAACGTACGGTTATCGATATGGGCGTTCACGGCCTACACCCCGAATTGGTGAAGATGATTGGCCGGATGCGATTCCGGTCGTCATACGGGCAAAATCTATTGCAGCACTCCCGCGAAGTGGCCAAGTTATGCGCAACCATGGCCTCGGAACTGGGACTGAATGCGAAACTAGCCAAGCGGGCGGGACTTCTGCACGATATTGGGAAAGTATGGCACGAAGAGTCAGATATGCCACACGCCTTGCTAGGCATGGAACTTGCCAAGAAATACAAAGAACATCCCGAAGTCTGTAATGCGATTGGGGCGCACCATGACGAAATCGAAAAAACCAGCATCATTTCGCCCATCATTCAGGTATGCGATGCAATCTCGGGTTCACGGCCGGGCGCCCGGCGTGAGATGATGGAATCGTACATTAAGCGCCTGCGTGACCTGGAAAATCTGGCGACTTCATTTGAGGGAGTGGAAAAATGCTACGCTATTCAGGCCGGACGCGAAATACGGGTAATAGTGGATGCCGAAAATGTGACCGATGAGAAAGCCAGCCTGCTTTCATTCGATATTTCGCAAAAAATAGAGAAGGAGATGCAGTATCCCGGCCAGATCAAAATCACCGTTATCCGCGAGATGCGTTCCGTGGCCTATGCCCGATAA
- a CDS encoding cell division protein ZapA, translating into MDDIRPKSYSTVFIKIMDKGFNLSVPTEQESMYREGYEVFMHKIKLHEAKGHGPLEAVALSSVDCMVALQRAQDQLNKLIAALEDRMDDLDSTISEALVGL; encoded by the coding sequence ATGGATGATATCAGACCCAAATCGTATTCGACGGTATTCATCAAGATCATGGACAAGGGCTTCAACCTCAGTGTGCCCACTGAGCAGGAGTCGATGTACCGTGAAGGATATGAAGTTTTTATGCACAAAATAAAGTTGCACGAAGCTAAGGGCCACGGCCCTCTCGAAGCCGTCGCCCTGTCATCGGTGGACTGCATGGTGGCCCTACAAAGGGCGCAGGACCAGCTCAATAAACTTATAGCTGCCCTCGAAGACCGGATGGATGACCTGGATTCTACCATTTCTGAAGCCCTTGTAGGTTTGTAA